A window of Cyclopterus lumpus isolate fCycLum1 chromosome 14, fCycLum1.pri, whole genome shotgun sequence contains these coding sequences:
- the LOC117742586 gene encoding clustered mitochondria protein homolog: MGNIVQCCHTLSKYFKCKDAPTQGEAERSPLLSSEDNEWESASMPDNLEDDLLTLSLGGKNPALEPEHFLFPDIILSSNLGGDVTLVEPMVCLLVSEEEEGARVDWPRDEGQERSNRWRNKGFLEAETQTEVETQIGTGVQTQTESQAEIHVVNNQTVEGERNTLRDTANSKKTVVEEHEILRQVGVLLEAHTSRDTKMASETSKKWIDSGTWADMEVFDQKSERNKLAFRDVDKKAEQRELIENHIHRELIPNSTKRVFKTKQNTELMEELNTDEGNVFKLQQTTVAAQENTDVVRTEPTQENVSKCTSVMPTEPHNNMDEDTQKEVQPTKCSIKSTEVDPAECCVDPTQQSYQDIEQLGQSTVESDQNVNEKVRDVIHTKTNMNLLEDHIQGHDPVKREEDGLNRTAPPHEEEEEAEMKRALLLVDRLFVAAPHVKAPPSQTEESPEDDRPQECERKLSIRDVVALQETDFTLRIQPPEKDSFELQVSSQMLVAELHQVLMEHEISCHCTCFSFQLGGIALDSLTELSSIQSIQDGALIKVVEDPYTVRDARLHLRHVRDLLRSLDPSDAYNGVNCSSLSYLTFYTKGDKDSDSVGNRRASEKESSDCSPPDYILPGCKDRPLIPLQPFRDDCKPLQCLRVLTMSSWNPPPGNRKMHGDLMYLNVLTMEDKELNITSSTRGFYLNQSTTFNFNPKPALPKILCHSLVELLSQVSPAFRKTFSALQKKRVQQHPYERIAAPFQVFTWVARHGDHTLDCVRAEETHTSRMGQDEHTAGQNRDWNEELQGCRELARNSLQERLHRERSIFKTNSDFVAAATRGAVAVIDGDVMPLNPGEAPHVQMFIWNNLFFSLGFDISEHYSPLGGNTAAHAAAICDLRGAQAYTSVDVEGLHTLGTAVVDYRGIRVSAQTIVPGILEKNQEQSVVYGSSDYGKTVFTHPRFLELLDKTSEPLRIQRHQVLDHRNSPVELCSGIETKGILGNDGRPYILDLLRTFPPDLNFQFSETEERREVPKECLLFGYPRRHHHSLASLRPELIEAFAQHRYELYVKMVSQDLIQTEEHDKALEQRIGDAATSVADMEFQRRSVIMKACEAVGSVSDSCFDIRFNPDVCSPDVCPPSDCVAEVQRQRQLLWDVAAFLLSNQIPAVLRDCLDHSAVPMDGATLTSVLHQRGVNVRYLCTLLSELDRVEDRGRLSHIQRISISEVIIRSAKHIFRTYLQGVEPAAFSAAVSHFLNCLLSSSSCFADFCSDELLSRRRSRRRRSNGSRVALLTDSVWARLSPDELWGQIRTEAGDYYTTRYDSESIDEVIKKHSLQRISLLREMAVKTGIQVQLREYVFESRHRPVFAEEDVVNMFPVVKHLKPTATDATRLVQHAQVAVQQGLLKDGHELISQALTLFSSVCGVLHEDVCMCLRLLGRICYILGEYADALSHQEKAVMSSERIQGIDHPQTIQDYTYLALYCFAGGRHSTSLQLLYRARYLTLLVSGEDHPQVALLDSMLGLVLHGLMEYELSLKFLKNASTSTSKYHGATSLKHAQSHHLLATVYESKREFRSALQHEKEALSIYKSQVGENHESTKESSKYLKSLTQQAVALQKAFNHIYSNTPACVPPSKFSTPSFPTILQQLNLTCGILLITLSAKELADLRTEMKGKKQVEWESWKKT, encoded by the exons ATGGGAAACATAGTCCAGTGCTGTCACACACTGTCAAAATACTTTAAGTGTAAGGATGCACCGACCCAGGGTGAGGCGGAAAGATCCCCTCTGCTGTCCAGCGAAGATAATGAATGGGAATCGGCCAGCATGCCGGACAACTTGGAGGACGATCTGTTAACCCTCTCCCTCGGTGGGAAAAACCCTGCCCTCGAACcagagcacttcctgtttcctgacATCATCCTAAGCAGCAACTTGGGAGGGGATGTGACTCTGGTGGAGCCGATggtgtgtctgctggtgtctgaggaggaagagggagcgagGGTGGACTGGCCAAGAGATGAAGGACAAGAGAGGAGCAACAGGTGGAGAAACAAGGGGTTTTTGGAGGCTGAGACACAGACTGAAGTGGAGACACAGATTGGTACGGGGGTGCAGACTCAGACAGAGTCACAGGCAGAAATACATGTGGTCAATAATCAGACtgtggagggagaaagaaacacGCTAAGAGATACTGCTAATTCAAAAAAGACGGTTGTGGAAGAACATGAAATACTGAGACAGGTGGGTGTGCTCTTGGAGGCACACACATCTCGAGACACTAAAATGGCGTCAGAGACATCAAAGAAATGGATAGACTCTGGAACCTGGGCTGACATGGAAGTTTTTGATCAAAAGTCAGAGAGAAACAAACTAGCCTTTAGAGATGTAGACAAAAAAGCTGAACAGAGAGAATTGATAGAGAATCACATCCACAGGGAACTAATCCCCAATTCAACAAAGCGTGTatttaaaaccaaacaaaatacaGAGCTAATGGAGGAGTTGAACACTGATGAAGGGAATGTCTTTAAGTTGCAACAGACAACTGTTGCTGCTCAGGAAAACACAGACGTTGTCCGGACAGAGCCGACACAGGAGAACGTTTCAAAGTGCACCTCCGTGATGCCGACTGAACCCCACAACAATATggatgaggacacacagaaagAAGTTCAGCCAACGAAATGCAGCATCAAGAGCACTGAGGTTGACCCTGCTGAGTGTTGTGTAGACCCGACTCAACAGAGTTATCAGGATATTGAACAGTTGGGACAGTCGACTGTGGAGTCGGATCAGAATGTAAATGAAAAGGTCCGCGACGTTatccacacaaaaacaaacatgaatctGCTCGAGGATCACATTCAGGGCCACGACCCagtgaagagagaagaggacggcCTCAACAGGACCGCTCCGCcacacgaggaggaggaagaggccgaGATGAAGCGAGCCTTGCTTTTAGTCGACAGGCTGTTTGTGGCAGCACCACATGTTAAAG CACCTCCAAGTCAGACTGAAGAAAGCCCCGAGGATGATCGTCCACAGGAGTGTGAAAGGAAACTCAGCATCAGGGACGTAGTCGCTCTCCAAGAGACAGACTTTACTCTCCGGATTCAACCTCCTGAAAAAGACAGTTTTGAGCTTCAG GTGTCAAGCCAGATGTTGGTAGCCGAGCTGCACCAGGTGCTGATGGAGCACGAGATCAGCTGCCATTGCACATGCTTCTCCTTCCAGCTGGGAGGCATCGCGCTcgacagcctcacagagctgagCTCCATCCAGAGCATCCAGGACGGAGCGCTGATCAAGGTGGTGGAGG ATCCTTACACAGTGCGTGATGCTCGTCTTCATCTCAGACATGTTCGTGACCTTCTGAGGAGCCTTGACCCATCAGATGCATACAACGGAGTGAACTGCAGCTCACTCTCTTACCTCACCTTTTACACAAAAGGAGACAAGG ACAGTGACAGCGTGGGGAACAGGAGAGCTTCTGAAAAGGAGTCTTCCGACTGCAGCCCTCCAGATTACATCCTCCCTGGATGTAAGGACCGACCACTGATTCCGCTGCAGCCGTTTAGAGATGACTGCAAG CCATTACAGTGCCTGCGGGTTCTGACCATGAGCAGCTGGAACCCTCctccaggaaacaggaagatgCACGGGGATTTAATGTACCTCAACGTGCTGACTATGGAGGACAAAGAGCTCAACATTACATCCTCTACTCGGGGCTTCTACCTCAACCA GTCAACTACCTTCAACTTCAACCCTAAACCTGCACTTCCCAAAATCCTTTGCCACTCTCTAGTTGAGCTGCTGAGTCAAGTCAGCCCTGCTTTCAGGAAAACCTTCAGTGCCCTGCAGAAGAAGAG AGTCCAGCAACACCCTTATGAGCGGATCGCAGCACCTTTCCAGGTGTTCACCTGGGTCGCCCGTCATGGAGACCACACCCTCGACTGTGTCAGAGCGGAGGAGACACACACCAGTCGCATGGGCCAGGACGAGCACACAGCCGGGCAG AATCGGGACTGGAATGAGGAGCTGCAGGGATGCAGGGAACTTGCAAGGAACTCCCTTCAGGAGCGCCTGCACAGAGAGAGGAGCATATTCAAG ACAAACAGTGACTTTGTTGCCGCTGCAACACGAGGTGCTGTCGCTGTGATCGACGGGGACGTCATGCCGTTAAACCCTGGGGAGGCGCCTCACGTGCAGATGTTCATCTGGAACAACCTGTTCTTCAGCCTCGGGTTCGACATTTCCGAGCACTACAGCCCGCTAGGGGGCAACACTGCTGCTCACGCTGCTGCCATCTGTGACCTGAGAGGAGCACAG GCATACACATCTGTAGACGTAGAAGGCCTTCACACACTCGGGACGGCTGTGGTGGATTATCGGGGCATCCGTGTTAGCGCTCAGACCATCGTTCCTGGGATACTGGAGAAAAATCAGGAGCAGAGTGTTGTCTATGGCTCTAGTGACTATGGAAAAACAGTTTTTACACACCCCAG GTTTCTGGAGCTTCTGGATAAAACCAGTGAACCGCTAAGAATCCAACGTCACCAGGTGCTCGACCACAGAAACAGCCCAGTGGAGCTTTGCTCTGGCATCGAGACCaaaggcattctgggtaatGACGGAAGACCATACATTTTGGACCTCCTCCGAACCTTCCCCCCTGACCTTAACTTCCAGTTctcagagacagaggagaggagggaggtgcCGAAGGAGTGCCTGCTCTTTGGTTACCCACGGCGACACCATCACAGCCTGGCCAGCCTGAGACCAGAGCTGATAGAGGCCTTCGCCCAGCatag GTATGAACTTTATGTCAAGATGGTGTCTCAGGATCTCATCCAAACAGAAGAACACGATAAAGCCTTGGAGCAGAGAATTGGGGATGCAGCCACATCTGTTGCTGATATGG AATTTCAGAGAAGAAGTGTGATTATGAAAGCCTGCGAGGCTGTCGGATCAGTGAGCGACTCCTGCTTCGACATCCGCTTCAACCCTGATGTTTGCTCTCCGG ATGTTTGTCCCCCCTCTGACTGTGTTGCGGAGGTTCAGAGGCAGAGGCAGTTGTTATGGGATGTGGCTGCTTTTCTACTGTCCAATCAGATTCCGGCAGTG ctGAGGGACTGTCTGGACCACTCAGCAGTGCCGATGGATGGAGCGACCCTGACCTCAGTGCTACATCAGCGGGGTGTGAACGTGCGATACCTGTGCACCCTATTGAGTGAGCTGGACAgggtggaggacagaggaagacTCAGCCACATACAG AGAATTTCTATCAGTGAAGTCATCATCAGAAGTGCAAAACACATCTTCAGGACATATCTACAG GGCGTGGAACCTGCAGCTTTCTCAGCTGCTGTCAGTCACTTCTTAAACTGCCTcctgagctcctcctcctgcttcgcAGACTTCTGCTCAGATGAGCTCCTCTCTCGCCGCAGGAGCCGACGGCGACGGAGCAACGGGAGTCGAGTCGCCTTGTTGACAGACAGCGTGTGGGCTAGACTGAGCCCCGATGAGCTGTGGGGCCAGATCAGGACTGAGGCTGGAGATTATTACACTACACGAtatgacag TGAAAGTATAGATGAAGTAATAAAAAAGCACAGCCTTCAGAGGATCTCACTACTGAGAGAGATGGCCGTCAAGACGGGCATCCAG GTGCAGCTGAGGGAGTATGTGTTTGAGTCTCGACACAGGCCGGTGTTTGCTGAGGAAGATGTTGTCAACATGTTCCCTGTGGTCAAACATCTCAAACCTACAGCAACAGACGCCACACGGCTTGTGCAACACGCACAGGTAGCAGTACAGCAGg GGCTTCTCAAAGACGGCCATGAATTGATCAGCCAGGCCCTGACTCTGTTCAGCAGCGTATGTGGTGTCCTGCATGAGGACGTGTGCATGTGCCTGCGTCTCCTGGGACGGATCTGCTACATCCTGGGGGAGTATGCAGAT GCCCTCAGCCACCAGGAAAAGGCTGTGATGAGTAGTGAGAGAATACAAGGTATCGACCATCCACAGACCATACAAGACTAT ACTTACTTGGCCCTGTACTGCTTTGCTGGCGGCCGGCATTCGACCTCCCTTCAGCTTCTGTATCGCGCACGGTACCTCACGCTGCTTGTGAGTGGAGAAGACCATCCACAAGTCGCACTGCTGGAT AGTATGCTGGGTCTAGTGCTTCATGGCCTGATGGAGTATGAGCTTTCCCTGAAGTTCCTAAAGAATGCCTCAACGTCAACTTCAAAATACCACGGTGCCACTTCCCTGAAACATGCACAAAG CCATCACCTCCTTGCCACTGTGTATGAAAGTAAAAGAGAGTTTCGATCAGCTCTGCAACACGAGAAAGAGGCCCTTTCAATATATAAGAGCCAG GTTGGGGAGAACCATGAAAGTACGAAGGAAAGCTCAAAGTACCTAAAGAGCCTCACTCAGCAGGCTGTGGCTCTTCAGAAAGCCTTCAACCACATCTACAGTAACACACCTGCCTGTGTTCCACCTTCTAAG TTTTCCACACCCAGCTTTCCCACAATCCTTCAGCAGCTCAACCTGACATGTGGAATCCTTCTCATTACCCTCAG TGCAAAAGAATTAGCAGACCTGAGGAccgaaatgaaaggaaagaaacaaGTTGAAT
- the LOC117743100 gene encoding coiled-coil domain-containing protein 92-like, translating into MDAGKLEQQVASVERGIAFLKQEHLAMLTGLQLEITHLRRRCHELSCELDSRFPDRSTEEEEAELAARCEAAQRLLEDQQCIMVAARVELRAGRARASALGRNLREEERHFLEELKRRSHKITLLSRELQRQNVTTTTLCHELHTARLKLFQQGQSTESGAEGEEETRGKEEEENEDEEDDDDGEEDEDYDGEGSDWLLSPPPPASPSQPEARHKRRVSTREERVRACVPQERVTSPQKPRPMPDPALFLVPLRYRLLRLNQPIRTQNVEGMEDEWEDIEDSRVHRRVDMGAGEGETAL; encoded by the exons ATGGATGCTGGGAAACTGGAGCAGCAGGTGGCCAGTGTGGAGAGAGGCATCGCCTTCCTGAAGCAGGAGCACCTGGCCATGCTGACGGGTCTGCAGCTGGAGATCACACACCTGAGGAGGCGCTGTCATG AGCTAAGCTGTGAGCTGGACTCCAGGTTTCCCGACAGAAGCACAGAAG aggaagaagcagagCTGGCAGCACGCTGTGAGGCCGCCCAGCGTCTCCTGGAGGACCAGCAGTGCATTATGGTCGCTGCGCGTGTGGAGCTGCGGGCCGGCCGGGCACGGGCATCAGCACTGGGGAGGAACCTGAGAGAAGAAGAGCGCCATTTCCTGGAGGAACTGAAACGTCGCAGCCACAAGATCACACTACTGAGTCGGGAGCTGCAACGGCAAAATGTCACCACGACAACCCTCTGCCACGAGCTCCACACCGCACGCTTAAAACTGTTCCAGCAAGGGCAGAGCACAGAGTCTGGggctgagggagaggaggaaaccagaggaaaggaggaagaagagaatgaggatgaagaggatgacgaCGATggtgaggaggatgaagattatGATGGGGAGGGCTCAGACTGGCTCctgtctccacctcccccaGCCTCTCCTAGCCAACCAGAAGCAAGACATAAGAGGCGTGTCAGCACGAGGGAGGAGAGGGTCAGAGCTTGTGTCCCCCAGGAGAGAGTGACATCCCCGCAGAAGCCACGCCCTATGCCTGACCCCGCCCTCTTCCTAGTGCCGTTGAGATACCGCCTCCTTCGCTTGaaccaaccaatcagaacaCAGAATGTAGAGGGGATGGAGGACGAGTGGGAGGATATTGAGGACAGCAGGGTGCACAGGAGAGTGGACatgggagcaggagagggagaaactGCTCTGTGA